A single window of Anaerocolumna chitinilytica DNA harbors:
- a CDS encoding ABC transporter ATP-binding protein produces MNKQNNILIKRILLMLKPYLKKIILLFLCITCTAGINLILPLCIKQLMDQGLLVNNMDMVVKYALILLILVILNQGIKLIETKYSSYINTMFSYSLSERAFNHILKLKQSYFKNTNFAETISNTEVDIQNISLICNRGVLLLISNLLCMAGGAIGLALISPKLTLLVLCIIPVRYYSVKYFTKRRETLFEEYIRYNSEFHKWFGDTLGGVKEIKLWGIERVILGRYIKKQRNIIQSNIQLSFIDKYNECSESILFQVLSSGLYILGAYLVFHKELSVGSLFAVLSYTGYITGPISLIFNIRYSFSSILPSAKRFFEFMDLETEPSGKLTGINLDSIKGKITFENVSFSYREEEELLEGVNFEIQPGEKIALIGENGAGKSTLINLLLRFCQPVGGRILLDGINIEGFKLRDYRKLFSVVSQDIYLFDSTIEENIGLFPFIKDKRVKEAAIKSGAKNFIDEMPDNYKSKIGNNGSLLSGGQRQKLAMARAFARSSKILILDEATSNYDAQSEMYVNDLITKIGNDITVIIISHKESILKKVDRVFKLEDCKIMQYDLNVENVSST; encoded by the coding sequence ATGAATAAGCAAAATAATATCCTTATAAAAAGAATCCTATTAATGCTGAAACCATATCTAAAAAAAATTATATTATTATTCTTATGCATTACATGTACAGCCGGTATTAATCTTATATTGCCATTATGCATCAAGCAATTAATGGATCAGGGACTTCTTGTTAACAATATGGATATGGTCGTAAAATATGCTCTCATCCTACTAATCTTAGTAATATTAAATCAGGGAATCAAATTAATTGAAACGAAATATTCCTCTTATATTAATACAATGTTTTCATATTCACTATCTGAAAGAGCATTTAATCATATATTGAAATTGAAGCAAAGTTATTTCAAAAATACGAATTTTGCGGAAACAATTAGTAACACAGAGGTAGATATTCAAAATATTTCTTTAATATGTAATAGAGGAGTTCTCCTATTAATCTCGAATTTGTTATGTATGGCAGGCGGAGCTATAGGTCTAGCCTTAATTAGCCCGAAATTAACATTGCTAGTACTATGTATAATTCCGGTCCGCTACTATAGTGTTAAGTATTTTACCAAAAGAAGAGAAACATTATTTGAAGAATACATACGGTATAATAGTGAGTTTCATAAATGGTTTGGAGATACATTAGGTGGAGTAAAAGAAATTAAACTGTGGGGAATTGAGCGGGTAATACTAGGGCGGTATATTAAAAAGCAAAGAAATATAATTCAATCAAATATTCAGCTTTCATTTATTGATAAGTATAACGAGTGTTCTGAAAGTATTTTATTTCAAGTATTATCCAGTGGCTTATATATTCTTGGTGCCTATTTGGTCTTTCATAAAGAATTATCAGTCGGCAGTTTATTTGCGGTTTTATCGTACACCGGTTATATAACAGGACCAATATCATTGATTTTTAATATTCGTTACAGTTTTTCCAGTATATTACCTTCAGCAAAAAGATTCTTTGAATTTATGGATCTGGAGACAGAGCCAAGTGGTAAATTAACCGGGATCAATTTGGATTCTATCAAAGGTAAAATTACTTTTGAAAATGTTTCGTTCTCTTATAGGGAAGAGGAAGAATTGCTAGAAGGAGTTAATTTTGAGATACAGCCAGGGGAGAAAATCGCTCTAATAGGAGAGAATGGAGCAGGTAAAAGCACCTTAATCAATCTGTTACTACGTTTCTGTCAGCCTGTTGGAGGGAGAATTCTACTGGATGGAATAAATATAGAAGGTTTTAAATTACGGGATTATAGAAAGTTATTTTCAGTAGTAAGCCAGGATATCTATCTATTCGACTCTACAATCGAAGAGAATATTGGGCTATTTCCGTTTATTAAAGATAAAAGAGTTAAAGAAGCGGCCATAAAGAGCGGGGCAAAGAACTTTATTGATGAGATGCCAGATAATTATAAAAGCAAGATTGGAAATAACGGGTCTTTGTTATCTGGTGGACAGCGGCAAAAGCTTGCAATGGCAAGAGCATTTGCACGAAGTTCAAAAATATTAATATTGGACGAGGCTACATCGAATTATGATGCTCAATCGGAGATGTATGTAAATGATTTAATAACGAAGATTGGAAACGACATTACAGTTATTATTATTAGTCATAAGGAAAGTATCTTAAAAAAGGTAGACCGTGTATTTAAGTTAGAGGATTGTAAAATTATGCAATATGATTTAAATGTGGAAAATGTATCATCTACATAA
- a CDS encoding NINE protein produces the protein MSQNTCPQCGAPIDTSAQCKYCGEKIKQQQTNQQHYYQSSENNENMAESVSQVRSPFQSQPQFQSQVINQPYYERSYTSGIDPNWPIKSKIAAGILAILFGGIGIHKFYLGKIGMGILCLLFAWTGIPVFIGVIEGIVYLCSSDESFQRKYLVRIM, from the coding sequence ATGAGCCAAAATACATGTCCCCAATGTGGTGCTCCCATAGATACAAGTGCTCAATGCAAATATTGTGGTGAGAAAATCAAGCAGCAACAGACCAATCAACAGCATTACTATCAATCTTCTGAAAACAATGAGAATATGGCTGAATCTGTGTCTCAAGTCCGCTCTCCATTTCAATCTCAGCCACAGTTTCAATCCCAGGTTATTAACCAACCATATTATGAAAGAAGTTATACTAGTGGTATTGATCCTAACTGGCCAATAAAGAGTAAAATAGCTGCAGGAATTCTGGCTATCTTATTTGGCGGTATTGGTATACATAAATTCTATTTAGGGAAAATCGGTATGGGTATCTTGTGTCTGCTCTTTGCCTGGACCGGCATACCGGTATTTATTGGGGTAATAGAAGGTATTGTTTATCTGTGCTCTAGTGATGAGAGCTTTCAGAGGAAGTATCTTGTAAGGATTATGTAA
- a CDS encoding ABC transporter substrate-binding protein, translated as MKKVVSIILTLVLVFSLAACGNKENKNTSSNAGSTNQSTNSGTNNGGTDAAATNAATDTAATPDISEPVTIKWYLTGSDVKNDKDVLEKANAYLKEKLNVTLEPIWGTWGDYDNNAVLAINGGDDVDIYFTSSWSADEYNAFAKKGAWVRLDNPDNNLIEKYAPDLWKALPTVLTDGAKINGSDGLGVYAVPGYKDIATQNCWDINVPLLQKYGYTVDDIKNTDYYGFGDILKKVKEGEGADFYPLLVEGAVLERMVDNSIIVTGDAGTNNLLSYYINPTDPSQPGSYGNKILSKFETPEYKKFVEKTREYFSAGYIDPAMGNANQANDTRTAKQLSGQYLIGTQSYSLGYEVQASSERKFKVEMVPCTPAYVDTTSSQGAMMAISTSSKNPERAMMFLNLLNTDPTLFTLLDYGIEGTHYTLKDGKVAFTDTRAEYKPWTNGMGNITQLPPLDGQDANFWDNFKSYYGSAKSIPALGWAFDPANVETELGSLANVAAEYALSLNTGTVDPATELPKFIQKLKDNGIDKVVDEANKQLTDYLAAKGK; from the coding sequence ATGAAGAAGGTAGTATCTATCATCCTTACACTGGTTCTGGTGTTTTCATTAGCTGCCTGTGGTAATAAGGAAAACAAGAATACTTCCAGTAATGCAGGAAGTACTAATCAGAGTACGAACTCAGGTACTAATAACGGAGGCACCGATGCCGCCGCTACCAATGCAGCAACAGATACCGCTGCAACACCTGACATTTCTGAGCCGGTTACTATAAAATGGTATCTTACTGGTAGTGATGTAAAGAATGACAAAGATGTACTTGAGAAAGCAAATGCTTACTTAAAAGAAAAGCTGAATGTAACATTGGAACCTATCTGGGGAACATGGGGTGACTATGATAACAATGCCGTACTTGCTATTAACGGCGGTGACGATGTTGATATTTACTTTACAAGCTCCTGGAGTGCAGATGAGTATAATGCATTCGCTAAAAAAGGCGCATGGGTTCGTCTTGACAATCCGGACAACAATTTGATTGAAAAATATGCTCCCGACCTTTGGAAAGCACTTCCTACTGTATTAACAGATGGTGCTAAGATCAATGGTTCTGACGGTTTAGGTGTATATGCAGTTCCCGGTTACAAAGATATCGCTACACAGAACTGCTGGGATATCAACGTTCCCTTACTTCAGAAATATGGCTATACAGTTGATGATATCAAGAATACGGACTATTATGGATTTGGCGATATCTTAAAGAAAGTAAAAGAAGGCGAAGGCGCTGATTTCTATCCTCTGTTAGTAGAAGGTGCTGTACTTGAAAGAATGGTAGACAATTCTATTATTGTTACTGGTGATGCAGGAACAAATAACCTTCTTTCCTACTACATCAATCCTACAGATCCTTCTCAGCCCGGAAGCTATGGCAACAAGATCTTAAGCAAATTTGAAACACCTGAATATAAGAAATTCGTAGAAAAGACTCGTGAATATTTTAGTGCCGGTTATATTGATCCTGCAATGGGCAATGCAAATCAGGCAAATGATACCCGTACAGCAAAACAGCTTTCCGGTCAGTATTTAATCGGAACACAGAGCTACTCCCTTGGTTATGAAGTACAGGCAAGCAGCGAACGTAAATTTAAAGTAGAAATGGTTCCCTGCACACCTGCATATGTTGATACAACATCTTCACAGGGTGCTATGATGGCTATTTCCACTTCCTCCAAGAATCCTGAACGTGCTATGATGTTCCTTAATCTGTTGAATACAGATCCTACCCTGTTCACCTTATTAGATTATGGTATTGAAGGTACACACTATACCTTAAAAGACGGCAAAGTTGCATTTACAGATACACGTGCAGAATATAAGCCTTGGACAAATGGTATGGGAAATATTACACAGCTTCCTCCTTTAGACGGACAGGATGCTAATTTCTGGGATAACTTTAAATCATATTATGGTTCTGCTAAGAGTATTCCTGCACTAGGCTGGGCATTTGATCCTGCTAATGTTGAGACCGAATTAGGTTCCCTTGCTAACGTTGCTGCAGAATATGCACTTTCCTTAAATACTGGAACAGTTGATCCTGCAACAGAATTACCGAAGTTCATCCAGAAGTTAAAAGACAATGGAATTGACAAGGTAGTAGACGAAGCTAATAAACAGTTAACAGACTATTTAGCAGCAAAAGGTAAATAA
- a CDS encoding carbohydrate ABC transporter permease has translation MSKENYAVVYKKKKRQLNSISVPAEVIINVILGLFCLACIIPFIFVVIISFSSQESIRQIGFSFWPVKWSLQAYKYVIDLGAMLWLSYFNSFFVTIVGTILSVLICVLYSYALFRKDFKFRGFFTFFSFFTMLFGGGLAPTYMVCKNLLGLSDNYAALIVPMLVNPFNIIIMRTFFQSSVPTELIESAAIDGSGEYNTLFKIIVPISKPGIATVALLNALAYWNEWFIPMLYIKDPKYIPLQYLLMKMQNQADFLVRNAGVLGAEASKIMATIPQDTLRMALVVLIVIPIACAYPFFQRFIISGLTIGSVKG, from the coding sequence ATGAGCAAAGAAAATTATGCAGTTGTGTATAAAAAGAAAAAAAGGCAGCTGAACTCAATTAGTGTACCAGCAGAAGTTATTATAAATGTAATATTGGGACTTTTCTGTCTCGCATGCATTATCCCCTTTATATTTGTTGTTATTATCTCCTTTAGTTCCCAGGAAAGCATCAGGCAGATAGGCTTCTCTTTCTGGCCTGTAAAATGGTCATTGCAAGCTTACAAATATGTCATAGATTTAGGTGCCATGCTTTGGCTTTCGTATTTTAACAGTTTTTTTGTAACCATTGTAGGAACAATCTTAAGTGTACTTATATGTGTACTGTATTCATACGCACTATTCCGTAAGGATTTTAAGTTTAGAGGATTCTTTACCTTTTTTAGCTTCTTTACGATGCTTTTTGGCGGCGGACTTGCACCTACCTATATGGTATGCAAGAATTTGCTGGGACTCAGTGATAATTATGCAGCATTAATTGTCCCAATGCTTGTCAATCCTTTTAATATTATTATTATGAGGACATTTTTCCAGTCATCCGTACCGACTGAATTAATTGAGTCGGCAGCAATTGATGGCAGTGGAGAGTATAATACGTTGTTTAAGATTATTGTTCCGATTTCAAAACCTGGTATAGCAACCGTTGCTTTATTAAATGCATTAGCCTATTGGAATGAATGGTTTATTCCCATGCTTTATATTAAGGACCCGAAATACATACCTTTGCAGTATCTCTTGATGAAGATGCAGAATCAAGCTGATTTCTTGGTTAGAAATGCAGGAGTACTAGGAGCAGAAGCGTCCAAGATTATGGCAACAATTCCACAGGATACACTGCGTATGGCTTTAGTTGTTTTAATTGTTATTCCGATTGCCTGTGCATATCCTTTTTTCCAAAGATTTATTATCTCAGGTCTTACAATTGGTTCCGTAAAAGGATAA
- a CDS encoding SPFH domain-containing protein, with the protein MALIDVVRFDGLRNRDWIIYKHPSDQLVYGTQLIVQEGQAAIFVKNGSVCDVFYPGTHMLSTQNLPLLKNFVNLPFGGKTPFSAEVYFINTAAKLDINWGTTDPIQLIDPKYFVKLRVRAFGQMGLKLQDYTGFFHELLGGMDQADLVRYDKIKEFYRGLIVLKVKSIISSTIISEKISALEISTKLEELSQYTKEQISTEFAQYGFTVVNFYIQSINFPDEDFEKINELLEDKAAFEIIGDNRYTTKRTFDVYEGAANNPTGIAGAFVAGGIGLNAAMNMGNIPTQTIPNTTTQSSSVICPSCHTTNSATTKFCSECGTLLKEKPQENEIPCPACGKLINSKSKFCPECGFALGNLQCECGNKLPVGSKFCPECGKKVMINPQG; encoded by the coding sequence ATGGCTTTAATAGATGTCGTAAGATTTGACGGACTTAGAAACCGTGATTGGATCATCTACAAACACCCATCCGATCAATTGGTTTATGGAACACAATTAATTGTCCAAGAAGGACAAGCTGCTATATTTGTAAAGAACGGAAGTGTTTGTGATGTTTTTTATCCAGGAACACATATGCTGAGTACACAGAATCTTCCCTTATTAAAAAATTTCGTAAATCTTCCCTTTGGAGGAAAAACACCCTTCAGCGCAGAGGTTTACTTTATAAACACTGCCGCGAAACTTGATATTAATTGGGGTACCACTGATCCCATCCAACTCATCGATCCAAAATACTTTGTTAAATTAAGAGTCCGAGCCTTTGGACAAATGGGCTTAAAGCTCCAGGATTATACCGGTTTCTTTCATGAATTACTTGGTGGAATGGATCAGGCTGATCTCGTAAGATATGATAAAATAAAGGAATTCTACCGTGGTTTGATAGTCCTAAAAGTAAAATCCATTATCTCTTCCACTATCATATCAGAAAAGATATCCGCCCTTGAAATCTCCACAAAGCTGGAAGAATTATCGCAATATACCAAAGAACAGATTTCAACGGAATTTGCCCAGTATGGATTTACAGTTGTGAACTTTTATATTCAATCCATTAATTTTCCCGATGAGGATTTTGAAAAAATAAATGAGCTCCTTGAGGACAAAGCAGCCTTTGAGATAATCGGTGATAACCGTTATACAACCAAACGAACTTTTGATGTTTATGAAGGTGCTGCCAATAACCCGACGGGGATTGCAGGAGCTTTTGTTGCCGGTGGTATCGGATTAAATGCTGCAATGAATATGGGAAACATTCCTACTCAAACCATTCCTAATACCACAACTCAGAGCAGCTCTGTCATATGTCCTTCCTGTCATACCACGAATAGTGCAACTACGAAATTCTGCAGTGAATGCGGTACATTATTAAAGGAGAAGCCGCAAGAAAATGAAATACCCTGTCCAGCCTGCGGCAAGCTGATAAATAGTAAGTCCAAGTTCTGTCCGGAATGTGGTTTTGCGCTTGGAAACCTGCAATGTGAATGCGGTAATAAACTGCCTGTTGGATCCAAATTCTGCCCGGAATGTGGAAAGAAGGTAATGATTAATCCACAAGGATAA
- a CDS encoding polysaccharide biosynthesis protein produces the protein MKQIMKDKKLFIRRLFLIILDTIFINIASFLALVIRFDFRISQVPTNYSEAVLSYTLVNTIITIIIFALFRLYNSLWKYAGIDELTNILFACISAGVIQLIVMNYILEISVPRSYYPLSTLFMIFFISMIRFFYRSLRRLSRRNFEEIEERIMIIGAGEAGSSIIREISSSVFINGSVICAIDDNKNKLGNYIQGIKVVGDRNYILKAVKKYEITNIIIAMPSVSKKVIREFLDICKQTDCTLKILPGMYQLINGEVSVTELRDVEIDDLLGREPIRINSDEIINYISGKIILVTGGGGSIGSELCRQLASHNPKQLIILDIYENNAYAIEQELKIKYPSLNLTVLIASVRNTKRIHKIMEQYHPDVIYHAAAHKHVPLMENSPNEAIKNNVGGTYKMAMAAHMYGVKKFILISSDKAVNPTNVMGASKRICELIIQSFHKISPTEFVAVRFGNVLGSNGSVIPLFKAQIQRGGPVTVTHPDIIRYFMTIPEAVSLVLQAGAYAKGGEIFILDMGEPVKIAELAKNLIRLSGYEPGRDIEIEYTGLRPGEKLFEELLMEEEGLSSTNNKLIFVGKQIDIDPDEFLKKVLELEKAAKEEVDDIREHIIELVPTYHPDSFNSIQYVAISKEI, from the coding sequence ATGAAACAAATAATGAAGGACAAAAAGCTATTTATCAGAAGACTATTCCTAATAATACTTGACACCATTTTTATTAATATTGCATCCTTTTTAGCACTCGTTATTCGCTTTGACTTTCGAATAAGTCAGGTTCCAACAAATTATTCTGAAGCAGTATTATCTTACACCCTTGTTAATACTATTATAACAATAATAATTTTTGCATTGTTTAGACTTTACAACAGTTTATGGAAATATGCAGGTATTGATGAACTTACAAATATTCTATTTGCTTGCATAAGTGCCGGTGTTATCCAGCTTATAGTTATGAATTACATATTAGAAATAAGTGTACCAAGAAGCTACTATCCATTAAGCACCTTATTTATGATTTTCTTCATTAGTATGATACGTTTTTTCTACCGCTCTTTAAGGAGACTCTCACGTAGAAATTTTGAAGAGATAGAGGAACGTATAATGATTATTGGTGCTGGAGAAGCAGGAAGTTCCATTATTAGAGAAATTTCTAGTAGTGTATTTATAAATGGTAGTGTCATATGCGCTATTGACGACAATAAAAATAAACTCGGTAACTATATTCAAGGGATTAAAGTAGTTGGTGATAGAAATTATATATTAAAAGCAGTTAAAAAATATGAAATAACCAATATAATAATTGCTATGCCTTCTGTTAGTAAAAAGGTAATACGTGAATTTCTTGATATATGTAAACAAACAGACTGTACTCTCAAAATACTTCCTGGTATGTATCAATTAATTAATGGTGAGGTCAGCGTTACAGAACTAAGAGATGTTGAGATTGATGATTTATTAGGCAGGGAGCCTATAAGGATTAACTCAGATGAAATTATAAATTACATAAGTGGTAAGATTATTCTTGTCACTGGTGGTGGGGGCTCAATTGGGAGTGAATTATGCAGACAATTAGCTAGCCATAACCCCAAACAGTTAATAATTTTAGACATATATGAAAATAACGCATATGCTATTGAGCAAGAACTTAAAATTAAATATCCATCCCTTAATTTAACTGTCTTAATAGCTTCTGTTCGAAATACTAAGCGCATACATAAGATAATGGAACAATACCATCCTGATGTGATTTATCACGCAGCCGCCCATAAACATGTTCCATTAATGGAGAATAGTCCGAATGAAGCAATTAAGAATAATGTAGGTGGCACATATAAAATGGCTATGGCTGCCCATATGTATGGAGTTAAGAAATTTATTCTTATATCTTCTGACAAGGCCGTTAATCCAACCAATGTAATGGGTGCTTCCAAGAGAATATGCGAGTTAATAATCCAATCCTTTCATAAGATATCACCTACTGAATTTGTAGCAGTTCGTTTTGGAAATGTACTGGGTAGCAATGGTAGTGTTATACCCTTATTTAAAGCCCAAATACAAAGAGGTGGTCCTGTTACAGTAACACATCCTGATATTATACGTTACTTTATGACTATTCCCGAAGCCGTATCCTTAGTCCTTCAGGCTGGTGCTTATGCAAAAGGCGGAGAAATATTCATACTAGATATGGGCGAACCAGTAAAGATTGCAGAATTGGCAAAAAATCTAATTCGCCTATCTGGATATGAACCAGGCCGAGATATAGAAATTGAATACACGGGACTACGTCCAGGAGAAAAATTATTTGAAGAGCTTCTAATGGAGGAGGAAGGCCTATCTTCTACTAATAATAAACTAATATTCGTTGGTAAGCAAATAGATATTGACCCAGATGAATTTTTAAAGAAAGTCTTAGAATTAGAAAAAGCAGCTAAAGAGGAGGTAGATGACATTAGAGAACATATTATTGAATTAGTGCCTACCTATCATCCTGATTCCTTTAATTCCATACAATATGTGGCAATAAGTAAAGAAATTTAA
- a CDS encoding CLI_3235 family bacteriocin precursor, translated as MKKLGKKLNGSQATIEAFANCRVCQYCGCSICWGTSNWIQAVSAENGTVTANNSNQNP; from the coding sequence ATGAAAAAGTTAGGAAAGAAACTTAATGGTTCACAGGCAACAATCGAAGCGTTTGCTAATTGTAGAGTTTGTCAGTACTGTGGCTGCAGTATTTGCTGGGGTACATCAAATTGGATTCAAGCAGTTAGCGCAGAGAATGGTACTGTAACTGCAAATAACTCTAATCAAAATCCGTAA
- the ccpM gene encoding Cys-rich peptide radical SAM maturase CcpM: protein MDNKPFIHLFKTYGNFYIYDVNKNSIIKVEKDTWKYLNNDTDLICNNLNVIEKIQHLKEKGFLSSNRVQEILHPADEILEDYISNRVLMVCLQVTQQCNLRCEYCSYSGGYDNRQHTNKRMTLELAKKGIDFLIARSSDLKKVAVGFYGGEPLLEFELIQNIVEYVNRNAVGKEVIFTITTNATLITKEIIEYFNRNNIHMVISLDGPKEIHDKNRKFVFNKCGTFDKVVENIQLIKKECPEYMKNVTFNAVLDPQNDLKCVHEFFDDFDTIKESAVMYSQISNYYSKTQIGYDEAYYIEMNYELFKLFLSKLDKLDEKYISKLVNSRIGQLQDIYDHFCKSEKLPEKMHHGGPCIPGTQRLFLNAFGEFYPCEKVSETSSVTRIGNIEDGLDLNRVRQILNVGKLTEDKCKDCWAIRFCNQCIASADSGKGMEKDIKAERCYGSVKRAEDNLKDICTLIEFGYKFTS from the coding sequence ATGGATAATAAGCCATTTATTCATTTGTTTAAAACTTATGGAAATTTTTATATTTATGATGTCAATAAAAATTCAATTATTAAAGTAGAAAAGGATACTTGGAAATACTTGAATAATGACACCGACCTTATTTGTAATAATCTAAATGTAATAGAAAAGATTCAGCATTTAAAAGAAAAGGGGTTTCTGTCCTCTAACAGGGTGCAGGAGATATTGCATCCTGCTGATGAAATCTTGGAAGATTATATATCAAATAGAGTACTAATGGTGTGCCTGCAAGTAACACAACAATGTAATTTACGATGTGAGTACTGTTCCTATTCAGGAGGATATGATAACAGACAGCATACAAATAAAAGAATGACTCTGGAGTTAGCTAAGAAGGGTATTGACTTTCTGATTGCCAGGTCGTCAGATCTAAAAAAGGTTGCAGTTGGATTTTATGGTGGTGAGCCGTTACTTGAATTTGAGCTAATTCAAAATATTGTGGAGTATGTTAATAGAAATGCAGTTGGGAAAGAAGTGATATTTACAATCACAACCAATGCAACGTTAATAACGAAAGAAATTATTGAATATTTTAACCGGAATAACATTCATATGGTAATTAGTTTGGATGGACCAAAAGAAATCCACGATAAAAATAGAAAGTTTGTATTTAATAAATGTGGTACATTTGACAAAGTAGTTGAAAATATTCAGTTGATCAAAAAAGAATGCCCTGAATATATGAAAAATGTGACTTTTAATGCCGTATTGGATCCCCAGAATGATTTAAAATGTGTACACGAATTCTTTGATGATTTCGATACAATAAAAGAATCGGCAGTTATGTATTCCCAGATATCAAACTATTACTCTAAAACGCAAATTGGATATGATGAAGCATACTATATTGAAATGAATTATGAGCTGTTTAAATTATTTTTATCGAAATTGGATAAGTTGGATGAAAAATACATATCTAAGCTTGTAAATTCAAGAATCGGACAATTACAAGACATTTATGATCATTTTTGCAAATCGGAGAAGTTACCTGAAAAAATGCATCATGGCGGACCATGTATTCCCGGAACTCAACGGTTGTTCCTTAATGCTTTCGGAGAGTTCTATCCCTGTGAAAAGGTAAGTGAAACATCAAGTGTCACAAGGATAGGAAATATTGAAGACGGGTTAGATCTAAATAGAGTGCGGCAGATATTAAATGTTGGTAAGTTAACGGAAGACAAATGTAAAGACTGTTGGGCGATAAGATTTTGCAATCAGTGTATAGCATCCGCAGATAGTGGAAAAGGGATGGAAAAGGACATAAAAGCTGAAAGATGTTATGGTTCAGTAAAAAGGGCAGAAGATAACCTAAAGGACATATGTACCTTGATAGAATTTGGATATAAATTTACAAGCTAA
- a CDS encoding ABC transporter permease yields MAKVMTEAKRKERSWGRTKKTLLLLSMVAPGAIWLLLLRYLPMFGIVIAFKHYTIYKPPGNKTPNIFGNVLHSKWVGFDNFKFMFKTTDSWTMIRNTLGYNALWIVLGIIIAVSFAIMLDQITNKFVAKSYQTLMFFPYFLSWVVASYFVLAFLDPTRGLIVHFQQSHGMSVTNWYNESKYWPFILTIANMWKYIGYSTILYLAAITGIDNTQYEAASIDGASKWQQVWYVTIPHLKTMIIILFIMNVGKIFNADFGLFYSVPQNSGPLFPTTQVIDTYIYRTLMATHNEGMSTAASLLQNFVGFVCIMATNTIVRKVDKESSLF; encoded by the coding sequence ATGGCTAAGGTTATGACTGAGGCAAAAAGAAAGGAGAGAAGCTGGGGACGGACGAAAAAGACTTTATTATTACTTAGCATGGTTGCACCCGGCGCCATCTGGCTGCTTTTGCTGCGTTATTTGCCCATGTTTGGTATTGTTATAGCTTTCAAACATTACACTATCTATAAGCCACCGGGTAATAAAACACCTAATATTTTTGGAAATGTATTACATAGCAAGTGGGTAGGGTTTGATAATTTTAAGTTCATGTTTAAGACTACAGATTCTTGGACAATGATACGTAATACCCTTGGGTATAATGCTCTTTGGATTGTTCTTGGTATTATTATTGCAGTCAGCTTTGCTATCATGCTGGATCAGATAACTAATAAGTTTGTAGCTAAGAGCTACCAGACATTAATGTTTTTTCCATATTTTCTAAGTTGGGTGGTTGCTAGTTACTTTGTACTTGCATTTCTTGATCCTACAAGAGGACTCATTGTTCATTTTCAACAATCCCACGGGATGAGTGTTACTAATTGGTATAATGAATCGAAGTATTGGCCTTTTATCCTTACAATTGCAAATATGTGGAAGTATATAGGATATTCAACAATTCTTTACCTTGCTGCAATTACCGGTATTGACAACACTCAGTATGAAGCTGCCAGTATCGATGGAGCAAGCAAATGGCAGCAGGTATGGTATGTTACAATTCCACATCTGAAAACAATGATTATTATTTTATTTATTATGAATGTCGGAAAGATATTTAATGCCGATTTTGGACTTTTCTACAGTGTGCCTCAAAATTCAGGCCCGTTGTTTCCTACAACGCAGGTAATTGATACTTATATTTATCGTACATTAATGGCTACCCATAATGAAGGAATGAGTACTGCAGCAAGCTTATTGCAGAACTTTGTTGGATTTGTCTGTATTATGGCGACGAATACCATTGTGCGAAAAGTAGATAAAGAAAGTAGTTTGTTCTAG